One Amycolatopsis sp. NBC_00355 genomic window carries:
- a CDS encoding Fpg/Nei family DNA glycosylase yields the protein MPELPEVEALAHYLRENAVGRTIFRIDVASLSVLKTATPPWTDLHGREITHATRHGKHLDLVAGDLHLVIHLARAGWLRWSDGLSATPLKPGKGPISLRVHLESATGPGFDLTEAGTKKGLAVWIVKDPQEISSVARLGPDALALDATQLRELFAGKNTRLKWALTDQSLIAGIGNAYSDEIMHRAKLSPYATIGKLDEGALEVLAEAIHEIEADAVERSVGQKAARLKGEKRSGLRVHARTGLPCPVCGDTIREISFADKSFQYCPTCQTGGKPLADRRMSRLLK from the coding sequence ATGCCCGAGTTACCCGAGGTCGAAGCGCTGGCCCACTACCTGCGTGAGAACGCGGTCGGTCGGACGATCTTCCGGATCGATGTCGCATCGCTGAGCGTGCTGAAGACGGCGACCCCGCCGTGGACCGACCTGCACGGCCGCGAGATCACCCACGCGACCCGGCACGGCAAGCACCTCGACCTCGTCGCCGGTGACCTGCACCTGGTCATCCACCTGGCCCGCGCGGGCTGGCTGCGCTGGTCGGACGGGCTGTCCGCGACGCCGCTCAAGCCGGGCAAGGGCCCGATCTCGCTGCGGGTGCACCTCGAGTCGGCGACCGGGCCGGGGTTCGACCTGACCGAGGCCGGCACGAAGAAGGGCCTCGCGGTGTGGATCGTCAAGGACCCGCAGGAGATTTCGAGCGTCGCCCGCCTCGGCCCGGACGCGCTGGCGCTGGACGCCACCCAGCTGCGGGAGCTGTTCGCCGGGAAGAACACCAGGCTGAAGTGGGCGCTGACCGACCAGTCGCTGATCGCCGGCATCGGCAACGCCTACTCCGACGAGATCATGCACCGCGCGAAGCTCTCGCCGTACGCCACGATCGGCAAGCTCGACGAAGGCGCGCTGGAAGTCCTCGCCGAGGCGATCCACGAGATCGAGGCCGACGCCGTCGAGCGCTCGGTCGGCCAGAAGGCGGCGCGGCTGAAGGGCGAGAAGCGGTCGGGGCTGCGGGTGCACGCCCGCACCGGGCTGCCGTGCCCGGTCTGCGGCGACACGATCCGTGAGATCTCCTTCGCCGACAAGTCGTTCCAGTACTGCCCGACCTGCCAGACCGGCGGCAAGCCGCTGGCCGATCGCCGGATGTCCCGGCTGCTGAAGTAG
- a CDS encoding histidine kinase — MDAVSGFPLAQIVPWGLAVLLGIVVIVLLFKQRKPASVVEDAMLQAVHRMSKAAPNLRSGLDEDAADKITTQLLQMLDCVAVGITDSEGTLLSWDGEANEHYVDLVDAISAAIRKHRREVVAHDRMPCNHRGTCRMKTAVIVPLLVEGETEAALIVVGRTRGRLVQMADAVAQFVCTQFELSRLDESKQQLQQAEIKALRAQISPHFVYNALNTISALIRTDPEEARELLQDFADFTRYSFRSSGMFTSLAEELRNIDRYLTIENARFGGRLEVRMKIAPEVLSVVVPFLIIQPLVENAVKHGLASKPSGGCVTVIAQDYGTEALISVEDDGIGMDPRRLKDVKNAHSTGAHVGLGNISQRMQQVFGNDYAVMVETAPGAGMKVTLRVPKFVPGVRPNMPDYSSDADADVPSQGGPSQLNSAEANGVNGTRSGILPMG, encoded by the coding sequence ATGGACGCCGTGTCCGGGTTTCCGCTTGCGCAGATCGTCCCGTGGGGTCTCGCGGTGCTGCTCGGCATCGTGGTGATCGTGCTGCTGTTCAAGCAGCGGAAGCCGGCCAGCGTCGTCGAGGACGCCATGCTGCAGGCGGTCCACCGGATGTCGAAAGCCGCGCCGAACCTCCGTTCAGGCCTGGACGAGGACGCCGCCGACAAGATCACCACGCAGCTGCTGCAGATGCTCGACTGCGTCGCCGTCGGCATCACCGACAGCGAAGGCACGCTGCTGTCGTGGGACGGCGAGGCGAACGAGCACTACGTCGACCTCGTGGACGCGATCAGCGCGGCCATCCGCAAGCACCGCCGTGAGGTCGTCGCGCACGACCGGATGCCCTGCAACCACCGCGGCACCTGCCGGATGAAGACCGCCGTGATCGTGCCGCTGCTGGTGGAGGGCGAGACCGAGGCGGCGCTGATCGTCGTCGGCCGGACCCGCGGCCGGCTGGTGCAGATGGCCGACGCCGTCGCCCAGTTCGTCTGCACGCAGTTCGAGCTGTCCCGGCTCGACGAGTCGAAGCAGCAGCTGCAGCAGGCCGAGATCAAGGCGCTGCGCGCGCAGATCTCGCCGCACTTCGTCTACAACGCGCTGAACACGATCTCCGCGCTGATCCGCACGGACCCCGAAGAGGCGCGAGAGCTGCTTCAGGACTTCGCCGACTTCACGCGCTACTCGTTCCGCTCGTCGGGCATGTTCACCTCGCTCGCCGAGGAGCTGCGCAACATCGACCGCTACCTGACCATCGAGAACGCCCGCTTCGGCGGCCGGCTCGAGGTCCGGATGAAGATCGCGCCCGAGGTGCTCAGCGTCGTCGTGCCGTTCCTGATCATCCAGCCGCTGGTGGAGAACGCCGTCAAGCACGGCCTGGCCAGCAAGCCCAGCGGCGGCTGCGTCACGGTCATCGCGCAGGACTACGGCACCGAGGCGCTGATCAGCGTCGAGGACGACGGCATCGGCATGGATCCGCGGCGGCTGAAGGACGTCAAGAACGCGCACAGCACCGGCGCGCACGTCGGGCTCGGCAACATCAGCCAGCGCATGCAGCAGGTCTTCGGCAACGACTACGCGGTGATGGTCGAGACCGCGCCCGGCGCCGGCATGAAGGTGACGCTGCGGGTGCCCAAGTTCGTCCCCGGCGTCCGGCCCAACATGCCGGACTACAGCTCGGACGCCGATGCCGACGTCCCCTCGCAGGGCGGTCCGTCGCAGCTCAACAGCGCCGAGGCGAACGGCGTCAACGGCACCCGGTCCGGCATCCTCCCCATGGGCTGA
- a CDS encoding S49 family peptidase codes for MSVTDKLASRIPGLADRVERKDVVAVVKLHGVITPSPSPLARGAINLNAVESALTRAFGHERLKAVALLINSPGGAPTQSGLVAERIRQLADEKGVPVLAFCEDVAASGGYWLACAADEIYAHRTSMVGSIGVISGGFGFTGLLERFGIERRLHTAGANKSRLDPFSPEKAEDVEWLKKMHTQLHDLFVTWVKDRRGDRLTDTEDLFTGDVWLGAKAAELGLIDGLGSLRQIITERYPDADISVAEPKRPLLARLGIGAPAAASAVLDAVTQKAAWSRFGL; via the coding sequence ATGAGCGTTACGGACAAGCTGGCTTCGCGGATCCCGGGTCTCGCCGACCGGGTCGAGCGCAAGGACGTCGTGGCCGTGGTGAAGCTGCACGGGGTGATCACGCCGTCGCCGTCCCCGCTGGCCAGGGGCGCGATCAACCTGAACGCGGTCGAGTCCGCGCTGACCCGGGCGTTCGGCCACGAGCGGCTCAAGGCCGTCGCGTTGCTGATCAACTCGCCGGGCGGCGCGCCGACGCAGTCCGGCCTGGTCGCCGAGCGGATCCGGCAGCTGGCCGACGAGAAGGGCGTGCCCGTCCTGGCGTTCTGCGAGGACGTCGCCGCCTCCGGCGGGTACTGGCTGGCCTGCGCGGCCGACGAGATCTACGCGCACCGGACGTCGATGGTCGGCTCGATCGGCGTCATCAGCGGCGGCTTCGGCTTCACCGGGCTGCTGGAGCGTTTCGGCATCGAACGCCGGCTGCACACGGCGGGCGCGAACAAGTCGCGGCTCGACCCGTTCTCGCCGGAAAAGGCCGAAGACGTCGAGTGGCTGAAGAAGATGCACACCCAGCTCCACGACCTGTTCGTGACCTGGGTGAAGGACCGCCGCGGCGACCGGCTGACCGACACCGAGGACCTCTTCACCGGGGACGTCTGGCTCGGCGCGAAGGCCGCGGAGCTGGGCCTGATCGACGGCCTCGGCAGCCTTCGTCAGATCATCACCGAGCGCTACCCGGACGCCGACATCTCGGTCGCCGAACCGAAGCGGCCGCTCCTGGCCCGCCTCGGCATCGGTGCCCCGGCCGCCGCCTCCGCGGTGCTCGACGCCGTGACGCAGAAGGCCGCCTGGTCCCGCTTCGGTCTCTGA
- a CDS encoding long-chain-fatty-acid--CoA ligase, with product MHLTQTLHQAVQQGPDRPMTEFGDRVRTVGEVAGRVARFAGALKELGVGAGDRVGILALNSDRYHEYLLATPWANAVLNPINIRWSPAEIAYSLTESDTRVLLVDDAFVPMVPKLREAGVTTVVHIGETPTSGGMLGYEDLVAGADPVDDARRGGDDLLGVYYTGGTTGTPKGVMLSHRNLLTSALGSLATGRFLTARGKLLHAAPMFHLADGAAWAAGQLVGATHVIVPMFTPVGVLEAISGRGVTDTLLVPTMIQLLVDHPGVTEYDLTSMNHVVYGASPISEAVLDRARKVFPGAGFVQAYGMTELSPVATLLSSEDHDDPALRRAAGRAAPHAEVRIVDADDVEVPRGSVGEIVCRGDHVMLGYWNRPEETATALRGGWMHTGDGGYMDERGYVFVVDRIKDMIVSGGENVYSAEVENALARHPSVAACAVIGVPDERWGERVHAVVVLLDGRDATGDELRDFCREAIAGYKVPRTFEFTDALPMSGAGKILKRELRKRHWTDGDRGVH from the coding sequence ATGCACCTCACGCAGACCCTCCACCAGGCCGTGCAGCAGGGACCCGACCGGCCGATGACCGAGTTCGGCGACCGGGTGCGGACCGTCGGCGAGGTCGCCGGCCGGGTCGCCCGGTTCGCCGGGGCGCTCAAGGAACTCGGTGTCGGCGCCGGTGACCGTGTCGGCATCCTCGCCCTCAACTCCGACCGCTACCACGAGTACCTCCTCGCGACGCCGTGGGCGAACGCCGTGCTCAACCCGATCAACATCCGCTGGAGCCCGGCGGAGATCGCCTACTCGCTCACCGAATCCGACACGCGCGTGCTGCTCGTCGACGACGCCTTCGTCCCGATGGTGCCGAAGCTGCGCGAAGCCGGCGTGACCACGGTCGTCCACATCGGAGAGACGCCGACGTCCGGCGGGATGCTGGGTTACGAAGACCTCGTCGCCGGCGCCGATCCGGTCGACGACGCCCGCCGCGGCGGGGACGACCTGCTCGGCGTCTACTACACCGGCGGCACCACGGGCACGCCCAAGGGCGTCATGCTCAGCCACCGCAACCTGCTGACGTCGGCGCTGGGCAGCCTCGCCACCGGCCGGTTCCTCACCGCCCGCGGCAAGCTGCTGCACGCCGCGCCGATGTTCCACCTGGCCGACGGCGCGGCCTGGGCGGCCGGGCAGCTCGTCGGCGCCACGCACGTGATCGTCCCGATGTTCACCCCGGTCGGCGTGCTCGAGGCGATCAGCGGCCGCGGCGTCACGGACACCCTGCTGGTGCCGACGATGATCCAGCTGCTCGTCGACCACCCCGGCGTCACCGAGTACGACCTGACGTCGATGAACCACGTCGTCTACGGCGCTTCGCCGATCTCCGAAGCCGTGCTCGACCGCGCGCGCAAAGTCTTCCCCGGCGCGGGTTTTGTGCAGGCGTACGGCATGACGGAGCTGTCGCCGGTCGCGACGCTGCTGTCGTCGGAGGACCACGACGACCCCGCGCTGCGCCGGGCCGCCGGTCGCGCGGCGCCGCACGCCGAGGTCCGGATCGTCGACGCCGACGACGTCGAGGTGCCGCGCGGCAGCGTGGGCGAGATCGTCTGCCGCGGCGATCACGTGATGCTCGGCTACTGGAACCGGCCGGAGGAGACGGCGACCGCGTTGCGCGGCGGCTGGATGCACACCGGCGACGGCGGTTACATGGACGAGCGCGGGTACGTCTTCGTCGTCGACCGGATCAAGGACATGATCGTGTCCGGCGGCGAGAACGTGTACTCGGCCGAGGTGGAGAACGCGCTCGCGCGGCACCCGTCGGTGGCCGCGTGCGCGGTGATCGGCGTGCCGGACGAGCGGTGGGGCGAGCGGGTGCACGCCGTCGTCGTGCTGCTCGACGGCCGGGACGCGACCGGTGACGAGCTGCGCGACTTCTGCCGCGAAGCGATCGCGGGCTACAAAGTGCCGCGCACGTTCGAGTTCACCGACGCGCTCCCGATGTCCGGCGCGGGCAAGATCCTCAAGCGCGAGCTGCGCAAGCGCCACTGGACCGACGGCGACCGCGGGGTCCACTGA
- a CDS encoding TetR/AcrR family transcriptional regulator, whose translation MSAPARGTRPRNRRALIVAAAAELFVRRGYPHVAMGDIADAVAIGPSALYRHFRGKQELLAAVVEDALTALAVTGFADLAAGALDRRDVGVLWQRESRHLEPAERHRVGEPLRRLAGQLTGQLRDRRRELTADQAGLLAWSVLAVLVSVSFQRVGLPRPAYDELMTSLAGAVADVRLPDLGERAPEPVVEPASRRELLLTTATRLFAERGFHSVAIEEVGAAAGIAGPSVYHHFGSKAELLLTALRTGADALGEGLRTASLSELLRSYAGYSLAHHDVVDLLITEVGLLPEPERHELRRTQREYVEAWVRLLRDVHPDLARVRVQAALTVVNDVARTPHLRALPGAEDAVHVIGSALLGLSDSGTSGHIL comes from the coding sequence TTGTCCGCACCCGCTCGCGGCACCCGGCCGCGCAACCGCCGCGCGCTGATCGTGGCCGCGGCCGCCGAGCTGTTCGTCCGCCGCGGCTACCCGCACGTCGCGATGGGCGACATCGCCGACGCCGTCGCGATCGGCCCGTCGGCGCTGTACCGGCACTTCCGCGGCAAGCAGGAGCTGCTCGCCGCGGTGGTCGAAGACGCGTTGACCGCGCTCGCCGTCACCGGCTTCGCCGACCTGGCGGCCGGCGCGCTCGACCGGCGGGACGTCGGGGTCCTGTGGCAGCGCGAGTCCCGCCACCTCGAACCGGCCGAGCGGCACCGCGTCGGCGAGCCCTTGCGGCGGCTGGCGGGGCAGCTCACCGGGCAGCTGCGGGACCGGCGCCGGGAGCTGACCGCCGATCAGGCCGGGCTGCTGGCCTGGTCGGTGCTCGCGGTGCTGGTCAGCGTCTCGTTCCAGCGCGTAGGCCTGCCGCGCCCGGCCTACGACGAGCTGATGACGTCGCTGGCCGGCGCGGTCGCCGACGTCCGGCTCCCGGACCTGGGCGAACGAGCACCGGAGCCGGTCGTCGAGCCCGCGTCCCGGCGGGAACTGCTGCTGACGACCGCGACCCGGCTCTTCGCCGAGCGCGGCTTCCACAGCGTGGCCATCGAGGAGGTCGGCGCGGCGGCCGGGATCGCCGGGCCGAGCGTCTACCACCACTTCGGCAGCAAGGCCGAGCTGCTGCTGACGGCCCTGCGTACCGGGGCCGACGCGCTCGGCGAGGGCTTGCGGACGGCGTCACTGTCCGAGCTGCTGCGGTCGTACGCGGGATACTCGTTGGCCCACCACGACGTCGTCGACCTGCTGATCACCGAGGTCGGGCTGCTGCCGGAACCCGAGCGGCACGAGCTGCGCCGCACCCAGCGCGAGTACGTCGAGGCCTGGGTCCGGCTGCTGCGCGACGTCCACCCGGACTTGGCACGCGTGCGCGTCCAGGCTGCGCTTACGGTGGTCAACGACGTCGCCCGGACGCCGCACCTGCGCGCGCTGCCGGGAGCCGAGGACGCCGTCCACGTCATCGGGTCGGCTTTGCTCGGACTGTCCGATTCGGGTACTTCGGGGCATATTTTGTGA
- a CDS encoding glycoside hydrolase family 16 protein — MPHLSRTSRRLALGALAGAALIAIPLTLPASASIPPPDSGWTTVFADDFTGGSGALPSGSNWIIDTGHAYPGGPGNWGTGEIQNYTSSTSNLALDGSGNLRITPLRDGAGNWTSARIETQRTDFKPPAGGVMRIESRIQMPNVTGAAALGYWPAFWALGGPYRGNWWNWPAIGEFDIMENVNGINSVWGVMHCGVNPGGPCNETTGIVNNRACPGATCQAGFHTYRFEWDASVSPQVFRWFVDGQQFHSVSQNQVDATTWANMTGHAGYFVLLNVAIGGAFPNNNSGTTTPGAGIVPGHPMVVDYVTVSTRGSGGGGTTTPTTPPTTTTPPSGGSSAYSTIQAESYTQQNGLAKQTTTDTGGGQNIGPAGNGDWALYPSVDFGSSAATNFQARVASGASNGVSGLVEVRLDSLSNAPIGSFAVGSTGGWQTWRTVPANTSAVTGVHNVYLTFTSGQPADFVNLNWFTFVH, encoded by the coding sequence ATGCCCCACCTCTCCCGCACCTCAAGACGGTTGGCCCTCGGTGCCCTGGCCGGCGCCGCGCTCATCGCCATCCCGCTGACTTTGCCCGCGTCGGCGTCCATCCCGCCGCCCGACTCCGGCTGGACGACGGTGTTCGCCGACGACTTCACGGGCGGCTCCGGCGCCTTGCCGTCGGGCTCGAACTGGATCATCGACACCGGCCACGCCTACCCCGGCGGCCCCGGCAACTGGGGCACCGGTGAGATCCAGAACTACACGTCGAGCACGTCCAACCTCGCCCTCGACGGCTCCGGCAACCTCCGCATCACGCCGTTGCGCGACGGCGCGGGCAACTGGACGTCGGCGCGGATCGAAACCCAGCGCACCGACTTCAAGCCGCCGGCGGGCGGGGTGATGCGGATCGAGAGCCGGATCCAGATGCCGAACGTCACCGGCGCCGCCGCGCTCGGTTACTGGCCGGCCTTCTGGGCGCTCGGCGGGCCCTACCGCGGCAACTGGTGGAACTGGCCCGCCATCGGCGAGTTCGACATCATGGAGAACGTCAACGGGATCAACTCCGTCTGGGGCGTCATGCACTGCGGCGTCAACCCCGGCGGCCCGTGCAACGAGACCACCGGCATCGTCAACAACCGGGCCTGCCCGGGCGCGACCTGCCAGGCCGGCTTCCACACCTACCGCTTCGAATGGGACGCGAGCGTCAGCCCGCAGGTGTTCCGCTGGTTCGTCGACGGGCAGCAGTTCCACTCGGTCAGCCAGAACCAGGTCGACGCCACGACGTGGGCCAACATGACCGGCCACGCCGGCTACTTCGTGCTGCTGAACGTCGCCATCGGCGGCGCGTTCCCCAACAACAACTCCGGCACCACGACGCCGGGCGCGGGGATCGTGCCGGGGCACCCGATGGTCGTCGACTACGTCACGGTGAGCACCCGCGGCTCCGGCGGGGGCGGCACGACCACCCCGACGACGCCGCCGACCACGACGACTCCGCCGTCCGGCGGGAGCAGCGCGTACAGCACCATCCAGGCCGAGTCGTACACCCAGCAGAACGGCCTGGCCAAGCAGACGACCACCGACACCGGCGGCGGCCAGAACATCGGCCCGGCGGGCAACGGTGACTGGGCGCTCTACCCGAGCGTTGACTTCGGCAGCAGTGCGGCGACGAACTTCCAGGCGCGCGTGGCGTCCGGTGCCTCGAACGGGGTCAGCGGATTGGTGGAAGTCCGGCTGGACAGCTTGTCCAACGCGCCGATCGGGAGCTTCGCTGTCGGCAGCACGGGCGGTTGGCAGACCTGGCGGACGGTGCCGGCGAACACCAGCGCCGTGACGGGCGTGCACAACGTGTACCTGACGTTCACGAGCGGCCAGCCCGCCGACTTCGTGAACCTCAACTGGTTCACCTTCGTGCATTGA
- a CDS encoding LytR/AlgR family response regulator transcription factor, with product MRFTVSAHDDTRKLVVLAVDDEPRGLDELVHCLTNSPHVAKVFPAIDASEALRLLSTDDPRLRDRKERGLPIVDAVFADIDMPGLSGMEMSRVFAALRPSPALVFVTGHAEEAVNAFDLGALDYVLKPYQQDRLDRAILRVIEKLASAAAPAPGAAGGEPGVKNDDEVIPVELAGTTKLIPRSSVRWVEAQGDYARLFTTEGSHLVRIPLAQLEERWEKAGFVRIHRSFLVALPLITELRMGQGGYQVVIGNEEKVLPVSRRHTRALKDRLVGSGRNG from the coding sequence ATGCGTTTCACTGTGAGTGCTCACGATGACACCCGGAAGCTCGTGGTCCTGGCTGTGGACGACGAGCCTCGAGGTCTGGACGAACTCGTCCACTGCCTGACCAACAGCCCGCACGTGGCGAAGGTGTTCCCGGCGATCGACGCGTCGGAGGCCCTTCGGCTCCTGTCGACCGACGACCCGAGACTACGCGACCGCAAGGAGCGTGGCCTGCCGATCGTCGACGCCGTCTTCGCGGACATCGACATGCCCGGATTGTCCGGGATGGAGATGTCCCGCGTGTTCGCGGCGTTGCGGCCCTCGCCCGCGCTGGTGTTCGTCACCGGGCACGCCGAAGAGGCCGTCAACGCCTTCGACCTCGGCGCCCTGGACTACGTGCTCAAGCCGTACCAGCAGGATCGCCTCGACCGCGCGATCCTGCGTGTCATCGAAAAGCTGGCCTCGGCCGCGGCGCCGGCCCCCGGCGCGGCCGGCGGCGAGCCCGGCGTGAAGAACGACGACGAGGTCATCCCGGTCGAGCTGGCCGGCACCACCAAGCTCATCCCGCGCTCCTCGGTCCGCTGGGTCGAGGCCCAGGGCGACTACGCGCGGTTGTTCACCACCGAAGGCAGCCACCTGGTCCGCATCCCGCTGGCGCAGCTCGAGGAGCGCTGGGAGAAGGCCGGCTTCGTCCGGATCCACCGGTCGTTCCTGGTCGCCCTGCCGCTGATCACCGAGCTGCGGATGGGCCAGGGCGGCTACCAGGTCGTGATCGGCAACGAGGAGAAGGTGCTGCCGGTGAGCCGGCGTCACACTCGCGCGCTGAAGGACCGGCTGGTCGGTTCGGGCCGGAACGGCTGA
- a CDS encoding sodium/solute symporter: MQLNPWALTGIVLVAVATFYLGHRSSRSATSTHDFLVARRTVRSRRNAAAISGEYLSAASFLGIAGIVLKEGADALWFPIGFTAGYLALMLFVAAPLRRSGAYTLPDFLEMRLGSIGLRRFSTAFVVFIGILYMVPQLQGAGLTLATILPVPAWAGAVVVMVLVAFNVIAGGMRAITVVQAFQYWLKLFAISVPAFVLCMVFFSGGGPDGFRPLGTAAPPVFTTDTTVDVQTDVTLHVTSDTFLYAYGRTDNGPAAGPTHWTPLAPHTVSEGTKLKFLAGTPVPVVTDSVADNGNWLHPGSGSLTDLLQTYSLIFATFLGTMGLPHVLVRFYTNPDGKAARRTTVHVLLLLGLFYLFPTLLGALSRMYVPELLVTGKTDAAILRLPSAMLPGIGGQILGAVTAAGAFAAFLSSTSGLLVSVAGVVSTDLLPGRVRDFRVATVLVALFPIGLAVALRPEDLSLSVGMTFALAASTFSPLLVLGIWWRKLSWPGALAGMFVGGGLVLAALIVNIVSGYTGGWAPWFATQPALITVPVAFVTTYLVSRVTGYGRPDHVHDIMLRLHAPDPLGFMHDRAVARFGQAEEKTRVAGRGRHRK, from the coding sequence GTGCAGCTGAACCCGTGGGCGTTGACCGGCATCGTGCTGGTCGCCGTGGCGACGTTCTACCTCGGGCACCGCTCGTCGCGGTCGGCCACGAGCACCCACGACTTCCTGGTCGCGCGGCGCACCGTGCGGTCGCGGCGCAACGCCGCCGCCATCTCCGGTGAGTACCTGTCCGCGGCGTCGTTCCTCGGCATCGCCGGGATCGTGCTCAAGGAGGGCGCCGACGCGCTGTGGTTCCCGATCGGCTTCACCGCGGGCTACCTCGCGCTGATGCTCTTCGTCGCCGCGCCGCTGCGGCGCTCCGGCGCGTACACGCTGCCGGACTTCCTGGAGATGCGGCTCGGCTCGATCGGCCTGCGCCGGTTCTCCACGGCGTTCGTCGTGTTCATCGGGATCCTCTACATGGTCCCGCAGCTGCAGGGCGCCGGTCTGACGCTCGCGACGATCCTGCCGGTGCCGGCCTGGGCGGGCGCGGTCGTCGTGATGGTCCTGGTGGCGTTCAACGTGATCGCCGGCGGCATGCGCGCGATCACCGTCGTCCAGGCGTTCCAGTACTGGCTCAAGCTGTTCGCGATCTCGGTGCCCGCGTTCGTGCTGTGCATGGTGTTCTTCTCCGGCGGCGGCCCGGACGGCTTCCGCCCGCTCGGCACGGCCGCGCCGCCGGTGTTCACCACCGACACCACAGTGGACGTCCAGACCGACGTCACCCTGCACGTCACCTCGGACACGTTCCTCTACGCGTACGGCCGCACGGACAACGGCCCGGCCGCCGGGCCGACGCACTGGACCCCGCTGGCGCCGCACACGGTGTCCGAAGGCACCAAGCTGAAGTTCCTGGCCGGCACGCCGGTGCCGGTGGTCACCGACTCCGTCGCCGACAACGGGAACTGGCTGCACCCGGGCTCGGGCAGCCTGACCGACCTGCTCCAGACGTACTCGCTGATCTTCGCGACGTTCCTGGGCACCATGGGCCTGCCGCACGTGCTGGTCCGCTTCTACACCAACCCCGACGGCAAGGCCGCGCGCCGCACCACGGTGCACGTCCTGCTGCTGCTCGGCCTGTTCTACCTGTTCCCGACGCTGCTGGGCGCGCTGTCCCGGATGTACGTGCCGGAGCTGCTGGTCACCGGCAAGACGGACGCGGCGATCCTGCGGTTGCCCTCGGCGATGCTGCCGGGCATCGGTGGTCAGATCCTCGGAGCGGTCACCGCGGCCGGCGCGTTCGCGGCGTTCCTGTCCAGCACGTCCGGTCTGCTGGTGAGCGTCGCCGGGGTGGTGTCGACCGACCTGCTGCCCGGCCGGGTGCGGGACTTCCGCGTGGCGACGGTGCTGGTCGCGCTGTTCCCGATCGGGCTGGCCGTCGCGCTGCGGCCGGAGGACCTCTCGCTGTCGGTGGGGATGACGTTCGCGCTCGCGGCGTCAACTTTCAGCCCGTTGCTGGTACTGGGCATCTGGTGGCGCAAGCTGTCCTGGCCGGGTGCGCTGGCCGGGATGTTCGTCGGCGGCGGGCTGGTGCTGGCCGCGCTGATCGTCAACATCGTCAGCGGGTACACCGGGGGCTGGGCGCCGTGGTTCGCCACCCAGCCGGCGTTGATCACGGTGCCGGTCGCGTTCGTCACGACGTATCTGGTCAGCCGGGTGACCGGGTACGGCCGGCCGGACCACGTGCACGACATCATGCTGCGCCTACACGCTCCGGACCCGCTCGGCTTCATGCACGACCGCGCTGTCGCCCGATTCGGTCAAGCCGAAGAGAAGACCCGGGTCGCCGGTCGGGGACGGCACCGCAAGTAA
- a CDS encoding DUF485 domain-containing protein, translated as MSSTEEDVGGAESQTDWERIQESPEFTGLRRRLRVFVFPMTALFLLWYLLYVLLADYAHAFMSTKLFGNITVGLVFGLLQFVSTFVITGLYVRYANRKLDPVADKIRASIEGEPGR; from the coding sequence GTGAGCAGCACCGAGGAAGACGTCGGTGGCGCGGAGTCGCAGACAGATTGGGAGAGGATCCAGGAAAGCCCCGAGTTCACCGGCCTGCGCCGGAGGTTGCGCGTCTTCGTGTTCCCGATGACGGCGTTGTTCCTGCTCTGGTACCTGCTCTACGTCCTGCTCGCCGACTACGCGCACGCGTTCATGAGCACGAAGTTGTTCGGCAACATCACGGTCGGGCTGGTCTTCGGCCTGCTGCAGTTCGTGTCGACGTTCGTCATCACCGGGCTGTATGTGCGCTACGCCAACCGGAAGCTCGACCCGGTGGCCGACAAGATCCGCGCGAGCATCGAAGGAGAGCCCGGCCGATGA